TCCAGTCACCCTGTCGAGAAAGTCATCAGGCCACCCGGCCATCGGTGAAGATCGCAGCAAGGATTTCTGCCTCGAACGCGGCCACGGGTTTCCAGCCCGCGGGCAATCATGTCGGCGAGTTTGCCCAGCAGCGCATAGAGCAGGATCGACAGCACCATGACATCCAGCTTCATGAATTCGCGCGCCTGCATCGCCCGGTCAATCACGCGGTTTCGCGGCTGCAAAACATCCTGTGCTGGCGGGATGAGCGGCTGGTCAGCAAGGATCGCGCTGCGAACCTATGGGAAAGAAGCCTCCCGGTTGCAAAAACTGGCCCGACAAACACGCAGAACAGCGCGCAGCTGAAGCCGCAGCACGTCATGCGGCAGAAGGAGCACACCGGCGCGAAGCGCTCATAGCGGGCGTTCAGTCACTTTACAGCAAAACCCACTCATATGGCAGGCCCGGTCAGGCAGATCATATCAGGGAACATCGGCAGCGCGATATCAATCAGCTTTTCTGTCGCCCCATTGCAAAGTGGTTCCAAGGCTTGCCAACAACACACAAAGAAAGCCGGCGATCTGAACCAGGGAAGTCGGGTGTCCGAACCAGGCGGCATCTACAATGATGGCACTGATCGGGTAGAGGAACAGCAAAACGGCCGCCACCGCAGTCGGCAGCTTAGGCAAGGCGTTGTAAAGCAAAATATACACCGCGCCGGTATGGACGAGGCCAATGATCGCAAACCATTTCCATTGCTCGCCCGTCACCTCTGCGGGGGTGAGCGACAGCCAGGGCGCCAGTACAATCGCTCCGCACAGGCACTGGATCAGAGTCAGTCGTAGCCCGCCTGAACGCGGCAGCCGTTTTGCGATAATCGTGACCAGCGCGTAAAGGAACGCAGCTGCGACGGCGGCCGCGATGCCGTTCCCGTCAATCGCCACCGCGCCGCCTGTCACTCCTGACAGGTCTATGATCCCGGTGGCAAAGGCGAGACCAATCAGTGCGAGGCCAAACCAGAGGAAGGTGACGGCACGCAGCCTCTCACGAAACAGGATCGCACTGATCAGCACCATCAGGAAGGGCTGGACATGAAAGACGATGGTTGCAA
This genomic window from Rhodobacter sp. 24-YEA-8 contains:
- a CDS encoding DMT family transporter, which produces MTPQNQGIAGVVLAQTMLGTLGLCVLQAAASPLSVAFYRCVIAALGLGLYAALRGDLAGLLRLPRRTLLLAVLSGFLMVGNWVLFFEAIRRSGISVATIVFHVQPFLMVLISAILFRERLRAVTFLWFGLALIGLAFATGIIDLSGVTGGAVAIDGNGIAAAVAAAFLYALVTIIAKRLPRSGGLRLTLIQCLCGAIVLAPWLSLTPAEVTGEQWKWFAIIGLVHTGAVYILLYNALPKLPTAVAAVLLFLYPISAIIVDAAWFGHPTSLVQIAGFLCVLLASLGTTLQWGDRKAD